CTGCGGCTACTGTCAGGAGGTCTGCCCCGAGGACGCCATCCACGTCGGCCGGCACTACGAAAATTCGGAGTACAGTCGGGAAGGGTTCGTCTACGACTTGGAGCGGCTGATGGCGCAGACGCACCCCGTGAGCGAGCTGTGGGACGCCGCCGACCCGCGCGGCGAGTGACTCCGCGGGACCTCTTCGGACGCGAGCCCAACGAACGATGAGCGGCTTCGAGCAGTTCTTCTTCCACCTCTTCGGCCTGGTCGCGCTCGCGTCGGCGCTGCTCTTCGTCACGCGCAAGAGCCCGGTCGCGGCGGCGCTCTGGCTCGTGAGCACGATGTTCTCGCTCGCGGCGCTCTACATCCTCATGAACGCGCAGTTCGTCGGCGCCGTGCAGGTGCTCGTCTACGCGGGCGCGATCATGGTCGTGTTCCTCTTCGTCGTCATGCTGCTCAACCTCGGCCAGGTGAACCCGGCGGCCGACTTCAAGTCGTTGCCGGCGCGGATCGCGGGCGGGCTCGTCGCGCTCGCGCTCTTCGCCGAGTTGCTCGTCGTCGGCCGGGTACAGCTCCCGCTCGACCTGGGACCCGGCGCCGGGACCACCGCGGTCGTGGACGGCGACGAGAACGTCATCGCGCCCGTCGCGGGCGCGCTGTTCACGCAGCACCTCGTCGCGTTCGAAGTCACGAGCTTGCTCCTGCTCGCGGCGGTCGTCGGCGCCGTGGTCCTCGCCAAGCCACGCCGGAGCGAGTCGTGATCGCCGAAGCGCTG
This is a stretch of genomic DNA from Gemmatimonadetes bacterium T265. It encodes these proteins:
- the nuoJ gene encoding NADH dehydrogenase yields the protein MSGFEQFFFHLFGLVALASALLFVTRKSPVAAALWLVSTMFSLAALYILMNAQFVGAVQVLVYAGAIMVVFLFVVMLLNLGQVNPAADFKSLPARIAGGLVALALFAELLVVGRVQLPLDLGPGAGTTAVVDGDENVIAPVAGALFTQHLVAFEVTSLLLLAAVVGAVVLAKPRRSES